Proteins encoded within one genomic window of Mycolicibacterium aubagnense:
- a CDS encoding amidohydrolase family protein — protein sequence MSNTTDARTDGGQSSALLVDVHAHFLTDEYVDAAIAAGIEHPDGMPQWPSWSAEQHLSLMQDNGIRHAILSLSSPGVSFAGTANDPALARHVNDFAARAVAAHPERFSFFASLPLPDVDAAINEAIRATDVHGAAGVVLMSNSGGRYLGDDSLAPLWKCLDKRQSIVFVHPTSPPDAQATTLGRPAPMLEFMFETTRTITDLIFASVMSRYPHIRFLIPHCGAALPLLAARIELFRGLWPAPNGDAPGPLTTAAQLQRMWFDTAGHPLPTQASVLRDVVGSHRILYGSDYCWTPAFAVGQQIAALDADPEIDWRAVTSANTEQFLQRRP from the coding sequence ATGAGCAATACCACCGACGCCCGCACTGATGGCGGGCAGTCGTCCGCTCTCCTGGTGGACGTCCACGCCCACTTCCTCACCGACGAATACGTCGACGCCGCGATCGCTGCAGGCATCGAACATCCCGACGGTATGCCGCAATGGCCTTCCTGGAGTGCCGAACAGCATCTTTCACTGATGCAGGACAACGGGATTCGGCACGCCATCCTGTCGCTCTCCTCTCCCGGCGTGTCGTTTGCCGGTACGGCCAACGACCCCGCACTGGCGCGGCACGTCAACGACTTCGCAGCCCGCGCGGTCGCCGCACACCCTGAGCGCTTCTCCTTCTTCGCCTCCCTGCCACTCCCCGACGTCGATGCCGCCATCAACGAAGCCATTCGCGCAACGGATGTTCATGGGGCGGCGGGGGTAGTACTGATGAGCAACAGCGGCGGGCGCTACCTAGGCGACGATTCGCTGGCCCCATTGTGGAAATGCCTCGACAAGCGGCAATCGATCGTCTTCGTCCATCCGACGTCGCCACCGGACGCGCAAGCCACGACGCTGGGCCGGCCCGCGCCGATGCTCGAGTTCATGTTCGAAACGACGCGGACGATCACCGACCTGATTTTCGCGAGTGTCATGAGTCGCTATCCGCACATTCGCTTCCTGATTCCGCACTGCGGTGCCGCGCTGCCGCTTCTTGCCGCACGGATCGAGCTGTTCCGCGGCCTGTGGCCGGCACCCAACGGCGATGCGCCAGGGCCCCTGACGACCGCCGCCCAGCTGCAGCGCATGTGGTTCGACACGGCCGGGCATCCACTGCCGACCCAGGCCAGCGTGCTTCGGGACGTGGTCGGGTCACACCGCATCCTTTACGGCAGCGACTACTGCTGGACACCAGCGTTCGCCGTGGGGCAACAGATCGCCGCCCTCGACGCCGACCCCGAAATCGACTGGCGGGCGGTGACGTCCGCGAACACAGAACAGTTCCTTCAGCGCCGACCGTGA